The Balaenoptera acutorostrata chromosome 2, mBalAcu1.1, whole genome shotgun sequence genomic sequence CTTTGAACCCCTTGAGGGATATCACTtatgtatccccagcacctagcagagGGCCTGGCCCAGAGTGGGTCAACATCTGTTGAGCTAAATCTATCCTGATGGGGCCCCAGCTCTTAGCTCCACAAGTAGTTGCCATTTCCAAATCTCTGCATTTCATAGCCTCCCCCATCCAAAGATACCATAATTTATCCATTGtgattgttttccatttttcctattaaaaaaaaaatgttcctggcCCAGGGAGGCAGGGCCCGCCGGCAGGGGGATCTGTCCCCCGTCCTCGAAAAGCAGAAGCCTGCCACGCGGTCAGCCTGCCACGTGGTCAGCCTGCTGGCAGGCACTGTACAAATCCATGGGGAGAAAAGTCCAAGCAGTGAGGCCTCCGCTGCACCGGCCATCCTCCTCTACCAGGCCTGGGCCCTAGTTGGCCCTCCCACTTCCGCTGCCCCGCCCTGCACAAGGGGGCTTGCGAATGGTCAGGCAGCCCCCCAGACGCCTGTCTTCCTCTCCGGGCAAGATGGCGGGGGGGGGCGAGGCTGTTGTGACTTTAGGGCAGCCGCACCTTTCTCGGCAAGATCTCAACACTGTGGATGTTACCAAGTTGACGCCACTTTCACATGAAGTTATCAGCAGACAGGCCACAATTAATATaggtactgggcttccctggtggcgcagcggttgagaatctgcctgccaatgcagggaacacgggttcgagccctggtctgggaagatcccacatgccgcggagcaactaggcccgtgagccacagctactgagcctgcgcgtctggagcctgtgctccgcaacaagagaggccgcgatagtgaggggcccgcgcaccgcgatgaagagtggcccccgcttgccgcaactagagaaagccctcgcacagaaacgaagacccaacacagccaaaaataaataataataaataaataagctcattaaaaaacaaaaaaaattataggtaCAATTGGTCATGTAGCTCATGGGCAATCTACGGTTGTAAAAGCTATTTCTCGAGTTCACACTGTCAGGTTCAAAAATGAACTAGAAAGAAACATTACAATCAAACTTGGCTATGCTAATGCTAAGATTTATAAATTTGACGACCCAAGTTGTCCTCGGCCAGAATGTTATAGATCCTGTGGAAGTAGTACACCTGATGAGTTTCCTACAGATATTCCAGGGACCAAAGGGAACTTCAAATTAGTCAGACGTGTTTCCTTTGTTGACTGTCCTGGCCACGATATTTTGATGGCTATTCTGCTGACCGGTGCTGCAGTGATGGATGCAGCTCTTCTGTTGATAGCTGGTAACAAGTCTTGTCCTCAGCCTCAGACTTTCGAACACCTGGCTGCTATAGAAATCATGAAACTGAAGCATATTTTGattctacaaaataaaattgatttggtAAAAGAAAGCCAGGCTAAAGAACAGTATGAACAGATCCTTGCATTTGTACAAGGTACAGTAGCAGAAGGAGCTCCTATTATTCCAATTTCTGCTCAGCTAAAATACAATATTGAAGTTGTCTGTGAGTACCTAGTAAAGAAAATTCCAGTACCCCCAAGAGACTTTACTTCAGAACCCCGACTTATTGTTGTTAGATCCTTTGATGTCAACAAACCTGGCTGTGAAGTTGATGACCTTAAGGGGGGTGTAGCTGGTGGTAGTATTCTAAAAGGAGTATTAAAGGTGGGCCAGGAGATAGAAGTCAGACCTGGTACTGTTTCCAAAGATAGTGAAGGAAAGCTCATGTGTAAACCCATCTTTTCCAAAATTGTATCGCTTTTCGCAGAGCATAATGATCTTCAGTATGCTACTCCAGGAGGTCTTATTGGAGTGGGAACAGAAACTGACCCCACTTTGTGCCAGGCTGACAGAATGGTGGGGCAGGTACTTGGTGCAGTTGGAGCTTAACTGAGATCTTCACAGAATTGGAAATTTCCTATTTCCTGCTTAGATGGCTTCTAGGTGCACGCACTGAAGGAGACAAGAAAGCAGCAAAAGTGCAAAAGCTGTCTAAGAATGAAGTGCTTATGGTGAACATAGGATCCCTGTCGACAGGAGGAAGAGTTAGTGCGGTCAAGGCTGATTTGGGCAAAATCGTTCTGACTATTCCTGTGTGCACAGAAGTAGGAGAAAAAATTACCCTTAGCCGAagagttgagaaacactggcGTTTAATTGGTTGGGGTCAAATAAGAAGGGGAGTGACAATCAAGCCAACAGTAGATGATGACTGAAGAATTAAATAACAGATTTGGATGAAGTCGGAATTTCTCTTAACAACCTAGGGGTATATTTTCAAAGCAATAGTGAGGAATTAACTTCACAGCTCATTACCTTAGGAGTAGCTGCAAGGTTATTCTCATTTTTTAGTGATGAAAAGTTAACCTCTAAAATAGGGTctacaataaatgtaaaaattggcATAATGTTGGATTGAATCTACATTTTACCAGAAATTAATCATTCCCAAATAATGTCTAATTTATACATCAGTGCAGGTTTGAAAGGAAACTGCTACAACCAGCCTTTGCTGTAGCACACATACCACTGAATctgtttgaaataaaatttttcttcttaaaaaaaaaaaaagttcctgtatgtctctctctttttacttTCCTGCATGTCTCTTAATGGACTAAAGTATCACTTAGTGTATATCCAGATGTGGAGTTTTTGGGTCATGGGGTGTACACAAATCCCTCTCAAAAGTTGTTGTaggaatttacattcccaccatctgTAAGAGCTACCCTTTCCCCATATCCTTCCAAAACTGAAGtttgtcagatttttaaaattttgtcagttGGCTGAGTGTGAAGtggcataaatatattttaacttttcataGTGGAAATTTTCAAGTATTTACACAATAGTAcaaagaatagtataatgaacttcTACTGTACCTATCATCCACCTTCAACAATTAATAACTCCTTACCAATTTTGTTCCCTTTATATTCTACCACccattatttttaactgaatCCCAAATATCATACCATATCATCTGTAAATGTTTCAGCaacatctctaaaagataagacCTCCCCTTTTTAAACACAACCACAATACATCATCAAACAGCACCAAATGTCAACAATTccttaatattatcaaatattcGAGTCAGTGTTCACATTTCTCCAattacactatttttttttatatttgtttgaatTGGGATTCAAACAAGGtccatacatttttattattatttttttattttttggccacactgtgtggcatgtgggatcttagtttcccgaccagggatcgaacccgtgccccctgcagtggaagtgcagagtcttaaccactgtaccactgGGGAAATCCCAAGGTCCATGCGTTGTGTTTGGTTAATATTTGCTAAgtttcttttaatctatatgttaaatctgtctctcttttttagtATCTTGacatttatttgttaaagaaatcaGATTGATTTTCCTGTTAGACTTCTTCCTAGTTTAGCTTTTGCTAAATGCATCCCTGGGGTGTCATTTCATGTGTTCCGCAGTCCCTGTATTTCCTGTAAGCTGGTAGTGAGGTCAAGAACAGGGGTTAACAAACTATAGCACATGGGTCAAATCTAGCCCCTGCTCttttttgtaaacaaagttttgttggaacacagccatgcccatttgtttagttATTGTCTATGCCTGGTATTTGTACTATTCAACAGCAGAGCTGAAtaaatagttgcaacagagactagAGCTATATAACctgtaaagtttaaaatatttgttacctGGCCCTTCAGAGAGAAAGTTTGTCAACCCCTGCGTCTAAAGTCTTGATCAGACTCCTGCTTGATTTTGGAGGCATGATTTCTTCATAGGAGGTGGTATTGATTCCATCAAAAGGCCCATTATGTCAAGTTGCTTctgtttttgtaatattttcagtTAGATCAACTAATTCATAACAAGTGACGATATCCCAAGTcaatccttcttccttcctttttcattttatttgttggaaTGCTTATGTAAAGAGCAGCTTCCTCTCCTTTACTATTTGATTGCCTGAGGCTGAGGGACAGTTCTTACAGGAAAGACAGAACAAGTGCTTAATTGTTTCCCTTTATTtactagttttcaaaataatgaattgaTTTCTTAATATCTTCTGAAGATGATCActgaggttttttgtttatttttaaaatatccttgtGGACGCatggattaaaatatatttgatgtttTTCAACTAATTGCAGTTATTTTCTTTAGTGATGCGCAAATTGTCCTGACTTTGGCCAATGCGAGACTCTTCGGTTGCCTGCTGAGTCTCTTTGCCATAACTAGCTTCCTTGATTTTTGGCATTAAAAGATAGTCTAAGTACATATTGTGCATTTTCTGTCCTAAAGCTGGTATCagctattcatttgtttgtttgtttattgaggagcctggttccttttagtaTGAAATAGTATTTAGAGACTACAGTCTGGACAATGAAGTTGCTTTCTAAAGTGTCGCTCATTGTTTCTAGACCTGAAAACAGTAGGCAGAGCTAGGGAATACGTGTCTGTTTTCAGATCAGCTGCATCAAAAATTCACACTGAAACTTCCATTTTAAACCCAGAATTATAAGATTTTCACTTaacccctttcctccttcatatGTATCTCCTTTCTCTGGAGCCAAGTCCTAGTTTTCAACACCAGCAGCATCAGGACTCATTTGCTTCATCCCACGCTACCTAGCCGACAGTCCCACAATAACAATTCCAATGCTGCCGCTAACAATACGATGACTGAAAACCGGCAGCCCTTTATAAACATCAGAGTGAAAAATTCTGAAAGTGGAACAGGAGAGGCCCTCAGCAGGAAGGGTCTGTGCTGACCCCATATAACTGTGTGGCAGTTTGCATTACTGCTGGAATTTTTAATACTGTATTCTGTTGGTCAGGATTTTGTTCTTCAGTGTGATCAACTCTTAAAATCATAGTTTTTGCCCTTTTAAGTGTCTAGAGAATGGAGAAACAGGAGGTTATAGCAGTGTAGGCTGGTGAGATGATTGTTGGGTTGGTAACCCACGTATGCTGGTAAGCTCCAGGCTTCAGTTCCCCTCCCTGATACATGAGGataaagagaggaaggagatattTGCAGGAGGGGCTTTGGGGCAAGTCAAGTCATCCCTCTGAATCATTTCCTTATCTCTTAAAAAAGGGGGGCAGGGATTGGACTTTACTCTCGCCACagcagttttctttctgttctccaaACACACctgctcagggcctttgcacttgtagTTCCCTGTGTCTGGAACACTCTCTATCCAGCTCTTCCAGTGATTGGTTCCTTGTCATTACTCAAGTCTCACCTTCaatatcacctcctcagaaagTCTCTCTGACCACATAATGTACAATAGCAACAGCCATTACTTGGTCGTATCGCCTATTTCCTTTCTTCAGGGGACTGTTACCTATCTGATCTGTTTACTTGTTTAGGTCTAGCTCCCCTCTTTCTAGAATGCAAGCTCAATAGGAGTAGGATCCTTGACTttcttgttcactgatgtatccttAGGCCCTAAAGCAGGCCAGGCAGGCACAAAATAGTTGCTGAATAGTGATgcctattgaatgaatgaattcctggTAAATGAATAGATGACTTAGAGAATCTCCAAAGTCCTTTCTAGCTCTAAGTGTGAGTGTAATACAATATACAATACAGCGAGTGTGAACTTACACACAAGCATGActgtgccattttacagatgtggaaactgaggcagtgaGTGACTTGCCAAAGGTTTCACAGAGAAGGCAGTGGTGTGGTCTAGAGCACTGTATGGGAAGTCAAACGCAGGGGATTCAGGTTTGGGTCCTCACACTAGTCAACCTTCCTTCGAATAGCCAGATGAACTCAACAAGCCCTTTACCTCTCCCAGCACGGTTTTTCCATCTGAAAGAGAAGGCGTACTGTTAACTCTGGTCTAGGGTGGCTGTGAAATAATGAAGCTTCCTAAACTGAACAGTACTAAGCATTTTGCAGAATGTTTTGCCCTTTCTTTACTCCCATTTAATTCCTGgagttgggggctggggaggggaaggaagcccaggaccagggctGTGGAGGAGGGGCGAGCCAGCTGGTTGCCGCAGTTTGTTGACTCCCTGGTCTGCCCCTAGCCTAGCAGCTCTCACCTGCTCAGGTAAAGAGGTAGGGGGAGCCTTGCTCAGCCAATGAACGTCTGCCCTTCTCTTAAAGGCACCCAGCAGCTAGCAGGAAAACCAGCCCTGAGATCTGGAGAGCTCCCGGGCAGATGCCAGGAGGTAGCTGTGCAAGCTAGATGTAGCGAAGCCCTCTATGGCCACGCTGTGACCCCAGGCCTGGTCACTCCACGTCCTGGAGGGTGCTTTCTTCAGGGAGGCCTCCTCCACCTTGCCCAGAGCAGGCTTTCCAGGAGTCTCCCATGCCTAGCTGCCTCGGCAGACACCTGGGGAGGAAAGACAGCGTGGCCTTGGCAGCTGCCGGCCAGGAAGGAGCCCACAGGTGCCAGGGAGAAGCCATTTCCCTATCCTGATCCCCTTCAGCAACCCCGGTGAGTCCTGATGCTCTGGCCTTCTCGAACCTCATCACagaagggtggggtgggaagatGCCTCTCCTGAGGGGCAGAAACCTTGGGTGCCAGTTCCagccctgctgtgtgaccttgagcaagtcactccaGCTCTCCGAACCTCACATGTCCCATCTGGGAAAATAAGGAGCTCACACTTCCACGTCAGCTTGCCCCTTGAATTACTTTCGCCTGTCACACTCCTtgttttgaaagatttttgtCTGCCAAGCTGTACCTGTTACGTAAGTCGTTAATTGGTTTTTCCCCTTGCATGTTAATTGGGGCCCTATCACAATCAATCAGTGTTTTCTGGTCAGCAGGAACAAACCCTGGCATTACCACTGAGCTGATGTAAGTTTAACCATAGCAAAGAAATGTGGTGTTTTAGTCTGTGAGATCTTATCTAGAAGcaatatttgattttcatttggcCTCTTGAAATAGGAGAAATAGGGCATGGCAAGTAGTTCCGGAGAATGGGAACCCTAGGTGAGAAGCCCCTAGATCTAGCTTGCCTGGTGTGTGAGGGTACCAGGCAGAAATACTGACTTCACACCCCAAGCCCAGCTTTGATCTCCACAATGCTGCCTGCCACATGGGATGCATTCTTGAAAGTAGGATCCTTTGGCCTGAAAACTTACTGTGTGGGGTTGGACTGTTCCCAGGTGTCCCCACACTGGGTTCATTCTCCAGCTCTGAGTGAGGCTGGGGAACCCTGGGTTGGGGAACTGAGGTCTCCCTCAGGCCTCTGCTGGTGGgtagccggggggggggggggggttggggtgggCGGAGGGGAGGTGATGGGAACAAGTTACTGTGAGCGCAGGGCCTGAAAGCCAGGAGGGTACAGTGGACACAGCTTGTGCTGGGAATCAGGAAACAGGGCTAATCTGCAttgactagctctgtgacctcaggctaATCTCCTAccctctttgaacctcagttttcccatctgtaaaatggggattataatctTGGCAATGCTCACCTACCAGGATTATTCTTAGAGCCAAATAATATTGTGTATTTCATGGAGGCTTAAATTTCACAGTCTTTAAAATGCATCCAAAATTCAGAGATTAAAAGAACCACAAACATGCATTTTAGAATCGATGCAATAGAGTAATGGATGTTCTGTAAAATGTGACCTCCATGATAAAGAATTATTTCAGTGATGAGGGAATGGTGACTGcttgttgtttcttttcctttttaaaagtactGTTTATTGGGATTTTTTGAAACGTAGACTCTTAAACAAAAAGCAGGGCAGAACAGCTCATTGAGTAATGGTATTTTCTAATGACTTCTGGAACTGAAACCCAGGCCTGGAATGTGGCCCTAGTACGTGAGGCAGTATGATATGTGGTTAGAGCGTGCACTTTGGAGTTATGCAATGTTGGGTTCAAATGCAGGCTGGGAGACTTACTGGTGACCTTGGGTGTAAGTCACTGTGCTTTTCTATGCTTCAGTCTCTTCTAAATTCTAAAACGGCATGGGGGGAATGTCACAAGTCCTGGCTGACATCGTTGTTGATAAGTTGGGGTTTAACTTAGGATAGGGACTCAGCACCCACATATATGTTGCACTAGAGATGCCCAGATCCAGAGGGCTCCTGACCCTTGGAGATTCAAGTGGGCCAGATAAACTGATTCAGGGCAAGACACTGtggtcagtttccccatctggggCCCCTCCCACCCTTGTCACCTTCTGGGGCAGAAGGAGGCTCCAGGGAGACGCTGGAGAAGCAAGTGCTTGGAACCAGTAAATTCCCCCGAGTGCATGGAGCTATTGCTGCTCCTTGCTTTGGGGGCCCAACCACGGTCCTAGCCCCTTCTGTTTGGTCATTTGAGCCTCCTCACCCTGTTATCCCCTCTCCCGCAGCTCCCTGCTGAGCACGTCAATCACAGGGAATGAAATTCAGGGGTCTTGACAGTGTCTCCCCTCCCAGCGAGGCTGCAGGAGGATGAGGTGGAGTGAGAGCTGGAATAGAAGCTTcccaggaaagggaaagggagcCCCTCTTGTCCAGGCTTTGGGCAGATGGTGTGTgagagtgtgcgtgtgtgtgcacatgcgctAACAAAATTCAAGTTGAAAAATTCTAAGAGTGTGAAGGCCCCCAAGAGGTCATGTTAGCCAGCCCCCTGCTCTGGGCAGGAGTCTTTTCTAACCAACACAAGAAGGTTGCAGCTGTACCCTAGGGAAGCCTTCTAAACATCTTTCCTTGGTAACTAGCCATGGCATCTCAAAATCCTCCCCAGGGTGTGTGCAGGCTGTGTGTGCGCATGTTTGAGGGCCTTGGGTGTCTGAGTTAGAGTTCTATGGGCACTGAGCACTCAGACCTTGCAGAAAAATAAGGATGAGGTGGAGGAACTGCAGTGCAGTGAGGGATTTGAGGTTTTCTCCGATCACCATGAAGTTTAGAGGCACTTTGGAGGAGCTACATTTATGGGGTGCCTGTTATGAGCTAATGATTGTGCCAGGTGTTTTAAactcattacctcatttaatcgtCACAGTAGCCCCttctattattcccattttacagatgagaacactgaggctcagagaggctacaaatctttttttttttttagttttggctgcatcgggtcttagttgcggcgcacgggctccccgttgcggcatgcgggcttctctctacatgtggtgtgcaggctcagtagttgtggcacgcagcctctctagttgtggcctgcgtgctcagtagttgtggtgcacaggcttagttgccccacggcatgtgggatcttagttctcctaccaggtatcgaacctgcatcccctgcattggaaggcgaattcttaaccactggaccaccagggaagtcccgaggctaCAAATCTTGAATAAGATTGCTCAGCTAACAAGTGACAGAACTGTGATTCAGATATTTATATGTCTACATCCAGAGCCTGGTCTCTTACGCATTCCACTGGTAGTTGCAAATCAGGCCAAATACTAAAGTTCCCAGGTGCATTTTGTTTGGCTTAcacagtattttgttttgttgtaacatttaaaaaatttagatgcCAACATTTGAAAATGCAGCTATTTAACATAAAAATCTAGGTTCTGATCTCTCTTTAAAGATCAGAAGGAAGACGTGGCACTATGGGTCCACATTCTCATAGCCAGCAATCAACTAGAACTGATGATCAGCAGCTGCCTTTAAACAGGGCATGTGACCTCTAGTTTGCCACAGTCCTCACCACTCCCTACTCTTCCATCCAATCCACTTTCCCGTTTATGGTACCAGCCTGGCCCTACAGGCCTGTGGAGATCTGGGTTCTGGTCCTAGCACTTGAGCTGGCTATGACTTCAAATAAGTAATGGCATCTATCTGGGCTATAGCTGTAACCTGGGCTAGGTAACACTCTGAAATGACATCCTAAGTGGCTTTCTGTGCTGCTTGGGGGAAAAGCCCTAAGTCTCCAGCACATCCACATTTTGGTGACCTGGCTGTGCAGGATCTGAGTCTGTGTACATTATGCCAGGAGTGGCTGGTGTTATTTGCTCTTTGTCACCATCATTCCACTGCACTACATGTGTGATGTCCCTGGTGACAGGACATTTGGCGACAGGTAGGGCCCGATGGCACCAATCCTGGTGTGGTGCCCATTCCTAACACTTTGATCAAAGAGTCTGACTTCCACGTGCCTCTGTTTACCTGTTCCAGAAAGTCAGATTGAGATTTCAAAATCTGAGTATCTTCTTCTGACCCCATTTTCACTATAGGGTGCGTGAGAGAAAATCTACAGCCCAGCTGAGaatgttctctctttctctgttaaacacacacacacatgcacgcacgtacacacacacacacacacacacacacacatatggttcAGAAATAGCCATGCTTTATAGGTCTTCCCATCTATCTAGTGTCTTGTTCACATTTCTGAGATCAGGTCTTTAGAGCCATGGAATAGTAGAGATGGAAATGTGTAGATCATCTAGTCCAATAAtagcaaatatattttacttcGTTTGCTGATTCCTATCAATCAGTAGAACATTGAGAAGGCTTCTGAAGCTACATACGAGCATGGAATGGTCATATACTGAGATCTGTCAGCAATATCTACTGTGGGCATGGCAAGGGGTTGTAGCAGTACTTATGCCAGAAATTATACAGATATGAAAACTGGGCTGGGAAGGGGAGATGACTTACCCGAAATACTCAGCAAGACAAGGAAAAGTCAGATCCAGAAGCAGGATCTCTCTTGACCTGCAAGCCACTATTGCTTCCACTATATTagctcagagaaggaaactgaggataGGAGGGAAAATGACTGAAGCGAGacgaggacccaggagtcctggCTCCCCCAAGAAGCCTGGCTGGGGTTGGAGCTAAGGAATTTAGCTCTGTCCCACTAGACCGAGCCCTGCCAGATGACCTGTTGGCTCCTGCTCCACTTCTTAGAGTCCCTTTGCTCCTGCCCCAGTTTCCTGTCTCATTTTCCTCAGGCTCAGAGAGTGCATGTCGCCTCCTGGGATCCTGAGTCCTACATGCCCTCTTTTGG encodes the following:
- the LOC103004248 gene encoding LOW QUALITY PROTEIN: eukaryotic translation initiation factor 2 subunit 3-like (The sequence of the model RefSeq protein was modified relative to this genomic sequence to represent the inferred CDS: inserted 1 base in 1 codon); this encodes MAGGGEAVVTLGQPHLSRQDLNTVDVTKLTPLSHEVISRQATINIGTIGHVAHGQSTVVKAISRVHTVRFKNELERNITIKLGYANAKIYKFDDPSCPRPECYRSCGSSTPDEFPTDIPGTKGNFKLVRRVSFVDCPGHDILMAILLTGAAVMDAALLLIAGNKSCPQPQTFEHLAAIEIMKLKHILILQNKIDLVKESQAKEQYEQILAFVQGTVAEGAPIIPISAQLKYNIEVVCEYLVKKIPVPPRDFTSEPRLIVVRSFDVNKPGCEVDDLKGGVAGGSILKGVLKVGQEIEVRPGTVSKDSEGKLMCKPIFSKIVSLFAEHNDLQYATPGGLIGVGTETDPTLCQADRMVGQVLGAVGXLTEIFTELEISYFLLRWLLGARTEGDKKAAKVQKLSKNEVLMVNIGSLSTGGRVSAVKADLGKIVLTIPVCTEVGEKITLSRRVEKHWRLIGWGQIRRGVTIKPTVDDD